A genomic segment from Melospiza georgiana isolate bMelGeo1 chromosome 17, bMelGeo1.pri, whole genome shotgun sequence encodes:
- the NPBWR2 gene encoding neuropeptides B/W receptor type 2, which produces MGNISFWDDLNSSCSNAGNSCYLENSMRFNFTLQEQAADFYVVLPVIYSVICAVGLTGNTAVIYVILKAPKMKTVTNMFILNLAIADDLFTLVLPINIAEHLLRYWPFGEILCKVILSIDHYNIFSSIYFLTVMSIDRYLVVLATVRSKRMPHRTYRAARIVSLCIWILVTIIVLPFIIFANVYTDDLEIKSCGLNFPKPERFWFKASRIYTLILGFAIPVSTICILYTMMLYKLRNMHLNSNARALDKAKKKVTIMVFIVLAVFLFCWTPFHLATIVALTTDLPQTSMVIGISYFITSLSYANSCLNPFLYAFLDDSFRKSFRKLLECRTS; this is translated from the coding sequence ATGGGAAACATCTCCTTTTGGGATGATCtgaacagctcctgcagcaacGCAGGCAACAGCTGCTACCTGGAAAACAGCATGAGGTTCAACTTCACCCTCCAAGAGCAGGCAGCTGATTTCTATGTTGTCCTGCCTGTGATCTACTCTGTGATCTGTGCTGTGGGGCTCACGGGCAACACTGCTGTCATCTATGTGATCCTCAAGGCCCCCAAGATGAAGACTGTGACCAACATGTTCATCCTGAACCTCGCTATCGCTGATGACTTGTTCACCCTTGTCTTGCCCATCAATATTGCAGAGCACCTCCTCCGCTACTGGCCCTTCGGAGAAATCCTCTGCAAGGTCATCTTGTCCATAGACCACTACAATATCTTCTCCAGCATTTATTTCCTGACAGTGATGAGCATAGACAGGTACCTGGTGGTACTGGCTACGGTCAGGTCCAAGAGGATGCCCCACCGCACGTACCGAGCAGCCAGGATTGTCAGCCTGTGCATCTGGATCCTGGTCACCATCATAGTCCTCCCTTTCATCATCTTTGCCAATGTCTACACTGACGACCTGGAGATCAAGAGCTGTGGTCTCAATTTCCCCAAGCCTGAGAGGTTTTGGTTCAAAGCCAGCAGGATCTACACCCTCATCCTTGGCTTTGCCATTCCAGTATCCACCATCTGCATCCTGTACACCATGATGCTCTACAAGCTGAGGAACATGCACCTGAACTCCAATGCCAGAGCCCTGGACAAAGCCAAGAAGAAAGTCACCATCATGGTCTTCATAGTCCTGGCTGTGTTCCTCTTCTGTTGGACCCCCTTCCACCTGGCCACCATCGTGGCTTTGACCACTGACTTACCCCAGACCTCCATGGTCATTGGGATATCCTACTTCATCACCAGCCTAAGCTATGCCAATTCATGCTTGAATCCTTTCTTGTACGCTTTCCTGGATGACAGTTTTCGGAAAAGTTTCCGGAAGCTGCTGGAATGCAGAACTTCTTGA